In Glycine max cultivar Williams 82 chromosome 15, Glycine_max_v4.0, whole genome shotgun sequence, the DNA window ATGAAGTCCAGCAAAACTGAATTATTGTAACATGACTAACTTAAGGATTCATTAATTGGCTTCTTAAGATAATGACAAAAGGCTATATATGCATATTATCTAAACTTGTACAGTTCATCAGTCACTTTATGAGTTAATACTGTAGCTGCCATGAACTTgcagaaaaaaattatcacgaAAACAAACTGGCTGCATTATAAGTAGCTCTCCAAATTACACAGACAAATAAACCTAAGACTTGCCTCACATGTCATACTCAGAGTCCAAAAGCACATATTCCTCAAGATGAATTGTGAAAATACCAGTTTGAGCTTGCAAGAAACATTGTATGCATCTGATGAGAATCCAACACAAGCTCAATCTTCTATTTGTTAAAATGACCATGAGCATGATAGAGCTGTGATAAGGAGCAGCTTTCACTTGACATTAGTTACTATCAGCAAAACTGAAAATCACCTGCAAGACTGCAATAATAGCCAAATCAAGAATCTGCAGAGCTTAATAAGATTACATGAATAACATGCATAGggataaaaaagaaacactaaTGAAACCGTGTGACGTTAAGTGTAAGTTAAAAATGAAGCCAAGGATTGGTGATACTTGACTCGGGCATCAATTAAGTAACGGGAGACCAAAAAAATCCAAAGAGTGGAATAGATAATTCAATCCACAACCTCATGTAGAGGATGAATCCGAGGCAGCGGCCTCTTGTCTCGGCCTTCTGCGGTCAGGGGGAGGGCCATCTCTCCGTCTCTCATACCTTCTACTCTCATTCTTCGGTGCGCTACGTTTCGGTTGGTAGGTAGGGTACTTGCAAGGAATAATCTCCCCGTTTATGTATTTGTCACCTAAAATCAAAGAACAACAAGCATTCAAGCAGTAGAATATCAAAcacacaattaattaattagtgtagaaattaaaaaaaaggtgatAACCTCCGTAGTCTTTGTTCTTAACATCAATATAGGAGTCTGGCAGTACCCAAAGAACCCCAGGCAAACCTACAAGCGCATAAGTAAGAGATGAAGAACCAATATTCATCAAGTAACGGAACAAGACAAATTGGGAATTCAAACATTACCCTTGAATTTCTCGGAGGTTGCTTCATCAACAGTGCACTGAAATCCAGTGTAAGTGGTTGTGCTAAAGGCATACATGTTCTTCTTAGCTTCCTCCATGctgaaaatttgataatta includes these proteins:
- the LOC100499694 gene encoding multiple organellar RNA editing factor 9-like isoform X1 yields the protein MATVTFSFSAKTLTLPYHPKTSISSFAPVTNLRLSHSIVTRTRNCNRIRAALDGDFSAKRSNNNEQRETIMLPGCDYNHWLIVMEFPKDPAPTREQMIDTYLDTLATVLGSMEEAKKNMYAFSTTTYTGFQCTVDEATSEKFKGLPGVLWVLPDSYIDVKNKDYGGDKYINGEIIPCKYPTYQPKRSAPKNESRRYERRRDGPPPDRRRPRQEAAASDSSST